Sequence from the Acidobacteriota bacterium genome:
CGACAGGTTTTCGTGCTTGCACGTTCTATCCAGTTTTCAAAGAACCGGCTCGCTGGAGGCTGCTTCGCCCCGCCGAACCGTGCGCTCGCCGTCGTCAGGCGAACTTACCCAGAATACCGAACCCCAGCGGCCCTGTCAACATCTTTTTTTCGCTACCCCCCGGCGCCAATTGCTCGCCAGGAACGACCACCGGTGGCGACAGGAATCGAGACCGCATGCGCGGTTCGATGCTGCGTTCCCCGTTTGCCTAGGGCCACGAAGGGCTCGCCGGACTGGGTTGCCGGCTACCAGGCGCATCGAAGGCACTCGCAGCTCAGTGCGAGCCCTCCACCAGACATCCAGGCGGCGAGGCCGCGCTGTGTGGTGATGCCGGTGCGCCCGGCAAGACTTTCAAGATTAGCGAGAAGTGCTCGAGGTGTCAACCCCTGAATTCTGCACCATCCGGCCTTCCTCTCTGGCCTTCCTCTCTGCCTTCTTGTCCGCTCCTGTCCCGGCCAGCTTCGACCGGTTCCATTCGAGCAAGGCCTTGCACAGCGTCAACTGGCGGGCCCGCCCGAAAAAGCGGATTGACAGACTACGCCTCTCGCCGAGGCGATGTCAACCCCAAATCGAATCAGCTCGCCAGGACCTTCACGATCTGTTTCTTTCCGGCCTGAATCGTCCATGTCCCGCGTGGCACCACGGCACCGATGTCGGCCACGACGGCGCCGTCGAGGCGCACACCGCCCTGTGCGATTTTGCGCGTGGCGTCGCTGCCACTCGTCGCCAGCCCGAGGTCGACGAGCACCTTGCGCAGCAGCTGCCCGGCCGGGATCGCCCGCGTCGGCAGGTCGTCGGCTCGACCATGCCGCGCGGCGTGGCGTGCGCGCGTCGCCTGCACCGCGGCATCAGCCACCGCGTCGCCGTGATAGCCGGCGACGATGGTGCGACCGAGTTCGTAGCGCAGGTCCGAGGCGGAGATCTCCCCTGCCGCGAACCGCGCCTGACGCGTCGCGATGTCGGCGGGCGACAGGTCCGTGAGCAGCGTGAAGTAGTCCCACATCACCTCGTCGGATCCGCGGAAATCCTCGACGATCTTGCGCAGCATCTCCTCGGCGGGCTCGTCGATCCCGACGTAGTTGCCGAGACTCTTCGACATCTTCTCCACGCCATCCAGCCCCACGAGCAGCGGCGTCGTCAGGATGATCTGCGCCGGCAGGCCGTAGGCGGGCATGATGTCGCGTCCCACGTTGAGGTTGAACAACTGATCCGTCCCGCCGAGCTCGACGTCCGCGTGCAGGAAGACGGAGTCGTAGCCCTGACTGAGCGGGTACAGGAACTCGTGCAACGCAATCGGCTGGCCTGCGTCGTACCGCTGCCGGAACTCGCGCCGCTCGAGCATCTGCGCCACGTTGTAGGTGGCAGCCAGCTTGATCCAGTCCACGCTCGTGAGAGCCCCGAGCCAGCGACTGTTGAAGTCCACCACGGTCTTCTCGGGATCGAGGATGCGGAAGACCTGCTGGCGATACGTGTCGGCGTTGGCCTGCACGGCTTCGGGCGTCAACGGCGGGCGCGTCTTCGACCGGCCCGTCGGATCGCCGATGAGGCCCGTGAAGTCGCCGATCAGGAACACCACCGTGTGCCCCAGATTCTGGAAGTGCTTCATCTTGCGGATGAGCACCGTGTGGCCGAGGTGCAGGTCCGGGGCCGTCGGAT
This genomic interval carries:
- a CDS encoding tyrosine--tRNA ligase yields the protein MSIDEQLAYLTRGCVDVVRLADLRARLVAAEQGGRPLVVKVGFDPTAPDLHLGHTVLIRKMKHFQNLGHTVVFLIGDFTGLIGDPTGRSKTRPPLTPEAVQANADTYRQQVFRILDPEKTVVDFNSRWLGALTSVDWIKLAATYNVAQMLERREFRQRYDAGQPIALHEFLYPLSQGYDSVFLHADVELGGTDQLFNLNVGRDIMPAYGLPAQIILTTPLLVGLDGVEKMSKSLGNYVGIDEPAEEMLRKIVEDFRGSDEVMWDYFTLLTDLSPADIATRQARFAAGEISASDLRYELGRTIVAGYHGDAVADAAVQATRARHAARHGRADDLPTRAIPAGQLLRKVLVDLGLATSGSDATRKIAQGGVRLDGAVVADIGAVVPRGTWTIQAGKKQIVKVLAS